GCCCCTGAAAGGGTTCTTCGCGAAGCCGGCATCATTCTTGGAAAGACCTACCCCTACCCCCTCGTAGATCATGCCGCTGCCCGCGTCAAAGCGCTGAGCCTCTTAAAAACCATTTCCGAGTAGAGAATGACACCGGCAGTTGAACCTATCCAAATCATTTTACTTGGATAGGTTCAAAGTAGGAGCACTAAAAAGGTGTTAGTGCCTAAATTTGATACCCTTCCTTCGTCATCTTCACCTTCAGGGCAGACTGCAACTTTTCCAGGATGGGAGCCTGATGGCGAAATGCCTGGACGTAGTATTCAACCGCCTTGACGATATCACACTCGATCCCCTCCCCTGTCGAATACATGTCCCCCACCTCTTCCATAGATTTTACGTGCTTTTTGCTGTCCGCCGCCCGTTTGAAGAGCTCAAACGCCTTAGTTTTATCCATCTCGACGCCATTTCCCTCAGAATAGCATAGCGCCAGAAAATGAATTGCGGATGGATAATTCTGATCGGCAGAAAGCTGTAGGTAGTGAATTGCCTCTTCTCTATTCGTCTCGACTCCATCACCATAAAACTTCATCACGCTATAGTTGTACTGGGCCCGCGGCTCTCCCCGATTGGCGGCCCTTTTATAAAGGGCGGTAGCGTCATGATGATTAATTTCGGTTCCTTTCCCAAAATGTAACGCATCCGCAAGATAGATCTCTGCATCAACATGTCCCTTGGAAACCGCTCTTTTGAAGAGCTCATAGGCGCGCGGCAAGTCTTGAGCAATATGCTTACCACTCAGCAGCTCCAACGCGAGCTCATACTCTGCTTCAGGCTGGAATAAAATTTCAGCGTTCTCCTCGAAGATCTTAAGTGCCTTGGCCGGATCTGCCTCGATCCATAAACCATCCAAAAGAAGTTCAGCATAATTAAAGCGCGCTCTGGGGTGTCCCTGAGCAGCCGCTATCCTTAAGCAATAGGCCACTTCATCACTTTTCTCGTCATTGGGAAAAATTTTAAGGAGGAATGAAGACAAAGCATAACAGCAATCAGCGCAACCGAGCTCTGCTCCCCTCCGGAGGTAGTTTAACAAGGTCTCTTGATCGAGGTTAGGTTTCGCAGGATC
The sequence above is drawn from the Estrella lausannensis genome and encodes:
- a CDS encoding SEL1-like repeat protein, with amino-acid sequence MNPFHFPYFQNAIVTPQNQGDANAPQQAPMAPGPQLLPLFQQAIPPQQLMANPAPFNPLLNLPLQPSFIPSPAMQPFPLVIFQAHMLPTATPPQPMEEEQRNGVKRKQEDAFNGDTTTDGLATKKVRHEDADSNLPQFMRVFFKPDESLLLPGETEDLCAKLKRQRELEARYGTVMNEIGKMVQEGSITEDQRRVFIDCLDRMLEEGYARCVGVLVFLISKDPAKPNLDQETLLNYLRRGAELGCADCCYALSSFLLKIFPNDEKSDEVAYCLRIAAAQGHPRARFNYAELLLDGLWIEADPAKALKIFEENAEILFQPEAEYELALELLSGKHIAQDLPRAYELFKRAVSKGHVDAEIYLADALHFGKGTEINHHDATALYKRAANRGEPRAQYNYSVMKFYGDGVETNREEAIHYLQLSADQNYPSAIHFLALCYSEGNGVEMDKTKAFELFKRAADSKKHVKSMEEVGDMYSTGEGIECDIVKAVEYYVQAFRHQAPILEKLQSALKVKMTKEGYQI